The genome window TAAGCCCAAAGGTAACGTTATCGCGTTAACGttagcattttaaatattgtatttgtgattttcttttgttaGCTGTGCCTGAATTAGCTTGGTTTTAGCAATCTGTGGGTTAACCGCAGCTCTGCAAGTTCAAGGCAACGGAGCTGCCATAAGTTCATGCTTAGTGACCTGAATGAATGAGAGAGAGATATTTGCTATCATTAAACACCGGTCCAATAACATTTTGCATGGCTTATCTCCACATACTGGTAGTTATAATAAAGTAGTTGAAAGCATTAATGTCGGACATAGACACAGAAAACAGCAGTAATGTCATAGCAGCATAATTACCTATACAGTTAAATGATACATTCATAAATGTACTGAGGTTGAATGTTATAGACATTAATTATCAAAGCTAAATTTTTGTCTATAAATCTGATTTTGTATTCCTGCCTGGTACCACCCAGCTGTAGCTTCAGGCCAGTCCTGAAGCTGTTCAGATGGCCCAGCAGAACAGCAGATCAGAGCAGACCACAGCCAGACTGCCAGTGGCGGAGCAGAGGGCAGAGGCTGATGCCAAGGCGAGGGTCTCAGCCCTGGGGAGGAACCCAGGTGATTGCAGGCAAGTCCTCAGTCAGATGGAGGTCTTGTTTGGTCAGTACCGGGGCCAGACCTTCCAGTGGCTGCTGACCCACGACGCTGGCTATGCAGCCGCTCTGCTGGCCAGCCACGAGGCAGAGACTGAGTGGGGAGATGGCAGCACCCCACTCGTGTCCAACAAAGACCGGCTGCTGGAGTATGCCCGCCTCTTTCCTGCTATGGCAGCCGCCATAACAGACAAAAGGTGCACGGGCACTGAGGCAGAGGGTGACCGGAGGGTGGGCTTCGGAAGATACTGCACAATGACGTACCGGCAGTTTTATGAGACCGTGGATGCAGAGACCAGCAGGTGAGGCAATGTGTAAAGTATTAAGTAGTTTTTACATTACAAAGGTGTGCAGACACAAATGATGTGATGTTAAATCAAGGTTTTGTTTCAAATTCTCAGCTACAGGAACTGGGTTCGGCAGCAGACTCCAACCAAGCCCAACTCAAGGCTGGCGTAGCTGAAGCAGTATGTGGTCAGGAGGGACCAGGAGCCGAGGCAGACTGTCACCACCTCTGCTGATACAGCTACCACCACCTCCTCAGCTGCTGCCACTGTTTCATCGTCCCAGTCTTCCTCCACCTTCCAGTCCCCTTCAGCAACAGCAACGCTGTCTCAAACCAGCAGTGCTGgaccctccacctcctccttcagCACTTCATCTGTGTCCACATTGAGGAAGAAGAGGGTTTATGTCCTGTCAAGTATGTATCCAGTCATCTTTTCCATTCATATTTACACTCTATCAGAAGTTGTTTTCCCGTCTCATGTTCATCTCGTAGAAGTGCTGCTTGTTGTGTGTTGATTGAACTGTTGATTACTGTGTCTCCAggttcctcagaggatgaagatGACAAGCTGATGGTggaagctgctgctggagctgctgctgctgagcaggAGATAGCAGCTGcaggtgagtctgtgtgtgcctCATACAGCTGTGTCTCAGGGCAGAGCCAGTGTtgtgtttaactttattgtagTCAGTACAGTGGGAAGTGATGGCTGATGGCATGTGAGCTGTGTAACAGTGTGGCTCGTACAATAAGCTACTGTTCCATTATCTTAGAATGTGATGTGTAAAGATAAATATAATGCaatacttttctttttctgttgttgacAGCATCTTCTCTTGCACCACCAGCACCTCAGCCCCGCCCCTCGTCATCTAGTCCGAGGAAGAGAAGGACCACGGCCCTCTCAGGTATTTTTCCGGGTGTCTTCTCAATAATGTAATAGTGTCaggagaaaacaagacacatcTTGGGcattacatttcttttattgttGTTCACAgcatcttcctctcctccaccaccaccacatcctaagcctgctgcccctgtggcAGGGAGAGCTccacctcctgctcctctcaAGCTGGCTGCTCCTGGACTGGAGGTTTGTGtcgtcgttgttgttgttgtgaacaTGTGATAGGAGTGTGTTGTTTACAGCTGCAGGTCAGTGAACTGTATGTGTTGTTACAGGTCCTGCTGCCTGCAGCGTAGAGAAGCAGCCTGCCTTCAGCGGAGCAGGAGTGGGTCGCCAGGGCTCTCTTTGTAAAGGACCAGACAGGGAGGCCAGTCCTGTCCCCTGGGCTCCAGCTGTGGTACCACCTGCCTGGACCATGGCTGGTGTACAACCAGCGCCCCTCTTCCCCTGACGCCTTCTTCCAGCGGCCCTTCTTCCTCTGGGCTCCATACCGCATGTGGCAGTACCACCTCAAGTGTCCAACCTGCGGTCACAAACTAACAGGTGGCAGGATTTACAAGACCGTCCGCAGAGTCCTGGACCTTGATGGCTGGTACTGCATGGGCACAGAGTACCTGGAGTGCAGGTActgttgaattaaaaaagatTATTTGGTTGTCCTGGTGTCTGAGGGTAGGGAGGATGATAGTTAAAATGTTTCATAGATTTTCACagaagctctcacacacacacacacacacacacacaggtctctACACTAAGTGATGACTGTGGACACTGAGATCACTGAGACGCAGAGAAagtgcagcaactgtgtgttcagtcctttaaaaatgcatttcctCACACAGGTACTGCGGTAAGAAGTTGGCCACCTGGTCAGAGTGCGTCAGGAAGCAGCTGGACTTCGACCACCAGCTTCTGTTCCCTGCAGTGCTGACGTACAGGTAAACATACGGAACTACAGGTTTCTGTACAGCCCTGTGTGACACAGCAAtgttcacaggaaatgaaaATTACATGTCAGATGAGCCACATGATGCTCGTGTTGTTTAACTGTGAAACTGTGTTTGTGCTGCAGGCTTTCTTGTGACAAGAAAGTGCTGGCTCAGCTGAAGGGGCGCACACTGGGGAACAGTGTGAGCCGTCTGCACTCCCTTTTGGTGGAGCAGCACACGGCAGAGTGGATGAGGCGCTGCATCCACTACCTCAACACCTGCAGGAGGTTTGAGGTTCCTGGGGTGCAGATGCCCCCTCCCGCTGATGTGCCGAAGATGGAGGCTGTacccagctgcagctggctgctCTCAACTTACGCCAGGGATGCGTTTACTCGCATAGAGGAGCTGAGAGCCAAGGTCACCTCCACCTTCGGCACCATTCTTAAAATGGACTCAACCAAGAAGGTGAGAACATTTGAGTCTGTGAACAGCAGGTTAATGTATCTGGTATCTGACACTGCTGCTTACAGAGCTGCACCTTTACTGATGGATGAAATATGCCTGTCCTCTGCAGATCACCAAAAAGCTGGCTGGAGCGGACGCTGGCACCGCCCAGTGGATGACCAGCGTGGCCACAGCTGACCGTCAGGTTGGACATCTGGCATTTTATGTGCAGACTGGCGGCAGGTGTGTGCTCAGAGAGCCATCCCCTCTACCCTGACTTCATGCAGTGTCTCTCCTGCTGCATTTTTGAGTGGGACCTTGAAGACCTGTCCCGCTTGAATTTGGCCAAGCAGGGAGAGCAGTCTGGACGGAGGAATGTTATGACCATCAAGGAGATGTCTCGGCACTGCAGGCGCCGCGCGCGTGGGGTGCAGGAGACCGAGCGTCTCCTTGATGAGACGGTGGAGGTGTTCATGGGTGCCACCGATGCCATGAACATCCCACTGCTGGACCGTGGCCGCATGGAAAACATCTGGAACACCCAGAGGCAACATGTCGACTG of Epinephelus lanceolatus isolate andai-2023 chromosome 4, ASM4190304v1, whole genome shotgun sequence contains these proteins:
- the LOC144462838 gene encoding uncharacterized protein LOC144462838, with product MAQQNSRSEQTTARLPVAEQRAEADAKARVSALGRNPGDCRQVLSQMEVLFGQYRGQTFQWLLTHDAGYAAALLASHEAETEWGDGSTPLVSNKDRLLEYARLFPAMAAAITDKRCTGTEAEGDRRVGFGRYCTMTYRQFYETVDAETSSYRNWVRQQTPTKPNSRLA
- the LOC144462722 gene encoding uncharacterized protein LOC144462722, whose product is MWQYHLKCPTCGHKLTGGRIYKTVRRVLDLDGWYCMGTEYLECRYCGKKLATWSECVRKQLDFDHQLLFPAVLTYRLSCDKKVLAQLKGRTLGNSVSRLHSLLVEQHTAEWMRRCIHYLNTCRRFEVPGVQMPPPADVPKMEAVPSCSWLLSTYARDAFTRIEELRAKVTSTFGTILKMDSTKKITKKLAGADAGTAQWMTSVATADRQVGHLAFYVQTGGRCVLREPSPLP